Proteins from a single region of Desulfuribacillus stibiiarsenatis:
- a CDS encoding glutamate synthase subunit beta, with product MGKPTGFLDYNRELPADRDPLERIKDWQEFHEYFNEDKLKEQGARCMDCGIPFCHTGAMIGGMASGCPVNNLIPDWNDLVYKGLWHEAFERLMKTNNFPEFTGRVCPAPCEGACTAGFNGDPVTIKNTEYSIIEKAYEEGWMAPNPPAMRTGKKVAVVGSGPAGLACADQLNKAGHTVTVYERADRIGGLMMYGIPNMKLDKKYIKRRVDLMTAEGITFVTNTEIGKDIPAQKLKEDFDAVVLCGGATKPRDLQAEGREMKGIHFAMEFLHANTKSLLDSSLEDGNYISAKGKDVIVIGGGDTGTDCVGTSIRHGCNSVVQLEIMPMPPQERAANNPWPQFPKVYKMDYGQEEAKELYGSDPRKYCIMTKKFVGDENGNVKELHTVEIEWKKDEQGRFSPVEVAGSEKVWPAQLVLLAMGFLGPEETAIDQLGVEKDSRTNVKTAEGKYATNVPGVFSAGDMRRGQSLVVWAISEGRGAAKECDYYLAGL from the coding sequence ATGGGAAAACCAACAGGATTTTTAGATTATAATCGCGAGCTTCCAGCAGACCGTGATCCACTTGAGCGCATCAAGGACTGGCAGGAATTTCATGAATATTTTAATGAAGATAAATTGAAAGAACAGGGCGCTCGTTGTATGGATTGCGGAATCCCGTTCTGTCATACAGGTGCTATGATTGGCGGTATGGCATCAGGATGTCCAGTGAACAACTTAATCCCTGATTGGAACGATCTTGTTTACAAGGGATTATGGCATGAAGCCTTTGAACGTTTAATGAAAACGAATAACTTCCCAGAATTCACTGGAAGGGTATGCCCAGCTCCTTGCGAAGGGGCATGTACAGCAGGTTTTAATGGAGACCCTGTAACGATTAAGAATACGGAGTACTCGATTATCGAGAAGGCATACGAAGAAGGCTGGATGGCACCGAACCCTCCGGCAATGCGCACTGGGAAAAAAGTTGCTGTGGTCGGTTCAGGGCCAGCAGGACTTGCGTGTGCGGATCAATTGAACAAGGCAGGCCATACAGTAACCGTATATGAGCGTGCGGATCGTATCGGTGGTCTAATGATGTACGGTATTCCAAACATGAAACTTGACAAAAAGTATATCAAGCGCCGAGTTGATCTAATGACAGCAGAGGGTATTACGTTTGTCACGAACACAGAGATTGGGAAAGACATACCAGCGCAAAAGCTTAAAGAAGATTTTGATGCGGTAGTGTTATGTGGTGGAGCTACAAAACCTAGAGATTTACAAGCAGAGGGCCGAGAAATGAAAGGCATCCATTTTGCCATGGAGTTCCTACATGCGAACACGAAGAGCTTATTAGATTCAAGCTTAGAAGATGGCAATTATATCTCAGCAAAGGGTAAAGATGTGATTGTCATTGGTGGTGGAGACACAGGTACTGACTGTGTAGGAACATCGATACGCCACGGCTGCAATAGCGTTGTTCAACTAGAGATTATGCCAATGCCTCCGCAAGAGAGAGCAGCGAATAATCCATGGCCTCAGTTCCCAAAGGTATATAAGATGGACTATGGTCAAGAGGAAGCAAAGGAACTGTATGGAAGTGACCCACGTAAATATTGCATCATGACGAAGAAGTTTGTCGGTGATGAGAATGGTAACGTGAAAGAGTTACACACAGTGGAAATTGAATGGAAGAAAGATGAACAAGGCAGGTTTTCGCCAGTAGAAGTAGCAGGCTCTGAGAAGGTATGGCCGGCACAATTAGTATTACTTGCAATGGGTTTCCTAGGGCCAGAGGAAACAGCAATCGACCAATTAGGTGTAGAGAAGGATTCTCGTACCAACGTGAAGACGGCAGAAGGTAAATATGCAACGAATGTTCCAGGAGTATTCTCGGCAGGGGATATGCGCCGCGGACAAAGCCTTGTGGTTTGGGCGATTAGCGAAGGCCGTGGAGCAGCTAAGGAATGTGACTATTATCTCGCGGGATTGTAG
- a CDS encoding alpha-hydroxy-acid oxidizing protein, translating to MKYTDVLVQAKEVVSQYCRVCKDCNGKVCTGEVPGVGGKATGSAFTRSREKLNEVKVNLDTIVEEKPIDMSVELFGKQFKYPVFAAPIGAVALNYGAHMDDYTYTQAIVKGCQEAGVAGFTGDGVKEEFYDLPLKVIGENGGHGIPTIKPWKKEEILAKIKKAEANGAMAVAMDIDAAGLVTLALLGKPVGTKSVKDLQELISATKLPVILKGVMTVAGAKKAMEAGAYGIVVSNHGGRVLDHTPATIEVLSDIAKAVKGKLKIFVDGGFRSGIDVFKALALGADAVLIGRPYVLAAYGGGSEGVKVYTEKIGQELMETMIMTGCHTLKDINEDCVFLSK from the coding sequence ATGAAGTATACTGACGTGTTAGTGCAAGCGAAGGAAGTTGTTTCACAGTATTGTCGTGTGTGTAAGGACTGTAATGGGAAGGTTTGTACTGGGGAAGTTCCCGGTGTAGGTGGAAAAGCGACAGGTTCTGCTTTTACAAGAAGTCGTGAAAAATTAAATGAAGTGAAAGTAAATTTAGATACAATTGTAGAAGAGAAGCCAATTGATATGAGCGTCGAGTTATTTGGCAAACAGTTCAAATACCCAGTGTTTGCAGCACCGATTGGCGCAGTAGCATTAAATTATGGTGCACATATGGATGATTACACGTATACCCAAGCAATCGTTAAGGGCTGTCAAGAGGCAGGAGTTGCAGGGTTTACAGGCGATGGAGTTAAGGAAGAGTTCTACGATTTGCCGCTTAAAGTGATTGGAGAAAACGGCGGACACGGAATTCCAACGATCAAACCGTGGAAGAAGGAAGAGATCCTAGCGAAGATTAAAAAAGCAGAAGCAAATGGTGCAATGGCTGTGGCAATGGATATTGATGCTGCAGGGTTAGTGACGCTAGCATTATTAGGGAAACCAGTGGGAACGAAATCTGTAAAAGACTTGCAGGAGTTAATATCCGCAACGAAGTTACCTGTAATCTTAAAAGGTGTTATGACGGTAGCTGGCGCGAAGAAAGCAATGGAAGCAGGAGCATACGGCATTGTAGTATCTAATCATGGCGGTCGTGTGCTTGATCATACACCAGCAACAATTGAAGTATTATCGGACATCGCGAAAGCAGTAAAAGGGAAGTTGAAGATTTTCGTTGATGGTGGGTTTAGAAGTGGGATTGATGTATTCAAGGCATTAGCCCTTGGAGCAGATGCTGTGTTAATTGGACGTCCGTATGTATTAGCTGCTTATGGTGGCGGTTCTGAAGGCGTGAAAGTTTATACGGAGAAAATTGGGCAAGAACTTATGGAGACAATGATTATGACGGGTTGTCATACATTGAAGGACATAAATGAAGATTGCGTATTTCTAAGCAAGTAG